One Microbacterium sp. No. 7 genomic window carries:
- a CDS encoding DNA-3-methyladenine glycosylase produces MSALEPATREALAGLPVEVAPRLLGGVLRVAVGGATVAVRLTEVEAYHGLGTGDVPDPGSHARSGPTARNATMWGEAGHLYVYLSHGIHSCVNVVCGPAGTAGGVLLRAAEVVEGVETALGRRPAARTPRDLARGPGRLGDAVGLRHPLHDGVDAVTGAEQAGATARLWLPRTPIAEVVHGPRVGVAGVAGTAAFPWRFWIDGDPTVSPFRWGRGAREAG; encoded by the coding sequence GTGAGCGCGCTGGAGCCGGCGACGCGGGAGGCGCTCGCCGGGCTGCCGGTCGAGGTCGCGCCGCGGCTGCTCGGCGGCGTGCTGCGCGTCGCGGTCGGGGGTGCGACGGTGGCGGTGCGGCTCACCGAGGTCGAGGCGTACCACGGGCTCGGCACCGGCGACGTGCCCGACCCCGGATCGCACGCCCGCAGCGGGCCCACGGCCCGCAACGCCACGATGTGGGGCGAGGCGGGGCATCTGTACGTGTACCTGAGCCACGGCATCCATTCGTGCGTCAACGTCGTGTGCGGCCCCGCGGGAACCGCCGGCGGAGTGCTGCTGCGCGCCGCCGAGGTCGTCGAGGGCGTCGAGACCGCCCTCGGCCGTCGGCCGGCCGCGCGGACGCCGCGCGATCTCGCCCGAGGGCCGGGCCGGCTCGGCGACGCGGTGGGCCTGCGGCATCCCCTGCACGACGGCGTGGATGCCGTGACCGGCGCCGAGCAGGCCGGCGCGACCGCGCGGCTGTGGCTGCCCCGGACGCCGATCGCCGAGGTCGTGCACGGCCCACGCGTCGGCGTCGCCGGTGTCGCCGGCACCGCGGCGTTCCCGTGGCGGTTCTGGATCGACGGCGACCCGACCGTGTCGCCGTTCCGCTGGGGCCGCGGGGCGCGCGAGGCGGGGTGA